From the Trifolium pratense cultivar HEN17-A07 linkage group LG4, ARS_RC_1.1, whole genome shotgun sequence genome, the window CTAAATTGGATCATAATCCaatttgattgattgattactTATAAACAATAACAAGGACCTTTACTAAAAGGGCTCATTTTCTGGCTGTTATGTTTTCTTAGTGCTTAAACATCCTACGTGGCACCAAATAGTTTCATATCATATGGAACACCACTATATTATATACATTCACTATTTTcacatacatacatgcattatAATTGGACAAAGTCTAAACCATGTAAAACTTGAAGACTTAAAGAAGAAGCAATGAAAAAAGTGAGTGCTCTCTTTGAGCTTATAACCCTttaggatttttaattttttcaaacattGTCGCATTCCAAAAGCATGGACATTCAAATTCTAGAAAACATCAAATGTGACCCAACTTTAGCTTTCATACACCACCTTTAATTGCCAATACctagaaaaaaatagaaagcCTTGTCCCCACACCTAACTATtactcaattttttaaaaaatataaattattaattaaaaattgatcCAGTTAATAAGAAGTTGACTCATATTCTACAAGAATATGAGTTCAACTTCACTACTAATGTGTATAACTCGATGGATGATATGTAGATATCTTTGTCAGCACACTATAAAAGACTTAAGGTTTACTCAGACCCTGATTAATCAGAACATTGAACTCCCTAAACATttctataattaaaaaaacaaataataataataataataataataatagaagtTGAGGtataatcaatttttaaaaaataaattactaaaaaaaaagttgttccaACCGATAAAGAGTTGTTTCATATTCTGCAAGGATGCGAGTTCAACTTCTATTACTAGCGTGAATAATTTGTTGATGAATGATATGTATGTATCTTTGTCGACGCACTATAAAATATTTAGGTATGTTCTGACCCTAATGAATCACATGATCGAACTCACCTaaacatttttataattaaaaaaaactaaaaaagaaataaacttcTTTTCCTTTCCACTTCCTTTAATCCATCACCATTAAATAAACATATCACCTCTTATCTCTTCTCCTCAAACAAACTTTGTTTGATTGAGTTGCCCTTTTGTACCAATTCAAAAATGCAACCCAACATATCCCCAACCTCAGAACAAACTATTCAAATTTCTCCTGAACAAATTGTCACATCAACAAAACAACCAAAAATTCATCATCCTTTTAGAACAAGATCAAGGAAATTAGCAATACTTAAGGTTGATGGACAACAAAAGACTAAACCAATTGTATGGTTTGCTGCAATACTATGTTTCATATTTAGTcttgttcttattttctttgGAATTGCAACAGTAATTTGTTACCTTGCACTTAAACCAAGTAACCCTTCATTTGATATTTCAAATGCAACCTTAAatgttgtatattttgagtCAAAACAATACCTCAATGGTGAATTCGATCTTCGAACAAATTTTACTAATCCAAATAGAAGAGTTCATGTGAAGTTTGAGTCTTTATATATTGAACTTCTCTACTCAAATAGGCTCATAGCATCTCAAACAATAAAGTCTTTTACTCAAAAGCCAAGAGAAACAAGATTGCAAGAAGTGAAGTTTATATCAAGTTTGGTTTTTTTGCCCCAAGAGGTGGGTGTGAAACTTGAAAAGGAGGTGCAAAACAATAGATTGAACTATTATGCAAAGGGAACATTTAAGGT encodes:
- the LOC123923344 gene encoding uncharacterized protein At1g08160-like, coding for MQPNISPTSEQTIQISPEQIVTSTKQPKIHHPFRTRSRKLAILKVDGQQKTKPIVWFAAILCFIFSLVLIFFGIATVICYLALKPSNPSFDISNATLNVVYFESKQYLNGEFDLRTNFTNPNRRVHVKFESLYIELLYSNRLIASQTIKSFTQKPRETRLQEVKFISSLVFLPQEVGVKLEKEVQNNRLNYYAKGTFKVKVNMGIIHISFWLHSMCQIEMTAPPAGALVAKQCITTRS